A region of the Cucurbita pepo subsp. pepo cultivar mu-cu-16 chromosome LG14, ASM280686v2, whole genome shotgun sequence genome:
TTGAAATTGCGATCCATCTCCGTCTCCGTCTCCGGTGGCCCCTCGATCGGTTCGATTAGGTTTCGGATCCTGTCTGCGACTCttgttttcatattcttgctgtttttattattattattattattattaaatattatcatatctgtaattccttctttttctcatttaaatGTATATTATGTTAATCTTTTTTAACTCAATAAAGTGCttattagttatttttaaaaaaagttgtttattaacaaaactaaaaaaatattttttaaaactttaaaaatatatattcccTCCTAACCGATCTCTAATAtcaatttatgaatatataccgtttttttataaatattttttgttttttttttttatttacattccATCACAAACATTTTTATCTTTGATATCACTGATTTAAATTACCATTTAAAATGtaccaaaatgatattttcttgaatttaaaaataaataaatattttcttatatctCGCAACAATTAAATCATAACTATAATTCTTATAGTTTAAATATAGTACTAAATCGGTATAATTAAAACTCAACTTGAATCTCTAGATTTgggtttttattaatttaatcatatgaaatttaaattttaaatctagttattttattttttaattgtgaatttttataggttaaattaactaatatatatgttatataatatttttgtatatgaatttattctccagttaattttttttattaaattataccGAAATACTTGTAAACTTTgtcatttacttttaaaatatttatattattttaaaattagaatattatcttttaactttttatagaaacttaaaaattgtgaaatacaactgttttaaaaataaataaataaataatattctaatttttaaaaagtagatTTTCGATTACTGTCCTAACTTtctgaatttcaaatttcatataaaattcaaagcaAATTTTACTTTAATGATAATTTTAGAACATTTATTAAACGTCAtagataatattttagtttgaaataatataaaaagtttgagtatttaattatttaacaaacattttatttgtatatatgGCTACTCTGTTGTTGAGGATGGTTTAGAATAAGtctcacattgactaatttaagaACGGATCATGGAGTttaaaagaatacatctctattgccCTGAGTCATTTTggaaaaatccaaagcaaagctatgggagcttatattcaaagtaaacaatatcattttattgtggagagtcgtgatttatAACATACTTATCCCAcgaataaatatatcataagttactatttaattattcacgaataattatttatgagaTAACAATTACGAAAGAAGATGAATAAACCTATATTTCAAACATTgtgaaaaggaaaggaacaAGAAATTTACCAAATGAAACGACTCGTTTTTAAGAATTGGTCACGCGATAAACATTTGCAAAAAGGACGCCACCAAGAatgtaatattataataagAAAAGCAAGCTCATGCCTTTGTAGGACCCACATGAGAGTGGTTGGACTTTGACTTCCCCGGCTGACCAAGTTTTACCGcgctttttgtttttgtctttttccctttccaaggttgaaattttaatacttaaccttttaagataaatagaaaaataattaccCATTCTATTACATtcaagttttcaatttttacagTCTAATTTAGAAGTTTTACCacaaattatgtttttttttaataaataaataaatatttttaaattcttaattagTTGGactttaaaataactttaaatatgttatttaatagataatattcgtgtgttaaaatatataatgatttaatacataataaaaaaattaataatttaaggaAGCTCgaactttttattaatatatgtatattaataattaaatgaagtGGTTGAGAATTTATAGAATATCAATAATAGAACGAAAgcctttaaattaatttagacgattgttttctattttgagCCGAAGATGAATATCGAGAGGAAGGAGCCTCCGCGCTTCTAAACGCATAGCAAGTCAAAGtcaactctctctctttcccttgTCTTGTTAGGATCAATAAATTCGTCCGCCATTTTTTCCCTCTCACTTCCGGCCATTTTCAGCCTGATTCCCCTTTCAACGGCCACGATGATCCTGATCAACTGTTCCCACTGCCGGACGCCGCTGCAGCTCCCGCCAGGCGCTACCTCTGTCCGATGCGCCATCTGCCGCGCAGTCACTGTCGTCGCCGATCCCCGAGGTTTTCCCCCGCCGCCGCAGCAGCAGAGTTACTCTCCCGGCTACAGTAACCCCTTTCCGCCACCGACGCAGAGTTACTATCCTGGCCATCACTACCCCTCTCCGGAGCCGCCGATGTACCCTGCCGGCCGCAGCCCCAAACGGGCGGTGATTTGCGGGATTTCGTACAAAAATACCACACACGAACTTCAGGGCTGTATTAATGATGCTAAATGTATGAAGTATTTGCTGATCAACCGCTTTAAATTCCCCGATTCCTCCATTCTCATGCTCACTGGTAATTTCTCATCCTCATTTCCATCGATTTGCTTTTTTATGAAGATCTGAGAAAGAACTTGATGAAATCAGAGAATGaattattacattttaataaattattgttcgATTAAGCTAAGTAGCttgttaattatttgattaatttggCTTTTCTTGGATTGGTGATGTTTTCTACTTGTTCGAGTGTTGAAAtgttgatataattaaattttatcgtAGCAATTTGCTTAagttttttagttcaaatagAACTCGTGAAAGAACTCAATAAGATTAGTCAAGGATAAATGGACACGAAACTCGAAGTTGAAGTTGACAAATAGTTGATGTCGTGCTTACGAACCTAAATCGACTCAATCCTAAATAATCGAATTGTTAACTGGTTAAACATTCATCGACAACTTTTGAGAATTGAATTGATCATATTGCAGATGAAGAAACTGACATTTATAAGCGTCCAACAAAGCAAAACATCAGAATGGCACTACATTGGCTTGTGCAAGGCGTTCAAGCAGGGGACTCTTTGGTGTTCCATTTCTCTGGCCATGGTTTGCAGCAGAAGAACCTCACCGGTGACGAGATCGATGGCTTCGATGAAACGCTCTGCCCGTTGGATTTTGAGACCGCGGGAATGATCGTCGATGACGAGATCAATGCTACCATAGTTAGGCCTCTCCCTTACGGTGCTAAGCTCCATGCCATCGTAGATTCATGCCATAGTGGGACTATGTTAGACTTGCCATTCCTATGTCGGATGGACAGGTAAGCTTCCATTTGATaacgattttgtttttttgtttttttgttttttttaataaccaaaattgctttcttttaaatatatattgggCAGGAACGGAAGCTACAGATGGGAGGATCATAGGCCTCCATCAGGTGTATACAAAGGAACAAATGGGGGAGAAGTGATATCTTTCAGTGGTTGTGATGATAACCAAACTGCTGCAGACACACAAGTAAACTCTCCTAACTCTTTTGCTCTTTGTTCGTGTCtgattaattcatttttaatcgCCCAAATCTACCGgtaatagatattatttttgaatttttttttaaagtttttataaCGTGTCttttaggaagaggtttccacactcttataaaaaatgtttcgttctcctcctcaatcgatgtgggatctcataattggACACAAGTGGTGTGCGACTAAAGACACTGCCCCGATGGTCCCAcatgattggagaagggaacgagtgtcagcgaggacactcgACCTCACTCGTGAGattcacatcggttagagagaaaataaaacattcttataagggtgtggaaacctcttatTGTCAGTagtgtttcaaatttttttaggaaagtccgaaagaaaaaaccctaaGAGTAAAATATCTACTGACGGTGAGCATGTGTAAATATCTTCTTAGTCAAATTCTATGAGCTAAATATTTTGATGCTATAAATCaggtttaaaattaaaaaaaacagaagattAAGGAAAGTGAGAGGAATTAGATTGAATGGTataaagaggaagaaattaagCTCTAAAAGATGAAGCTTGATGTCAACAGGCTATGTCAAAGGTTACTACCACTGGGGCCatgactttttctttcatcaagGCCATTGAGAGTGGACAAGCAACTACGTACGGTAATATGTTAAATTCGATGAGGTCCACCATTCGAAACACCGACGTTAATTCTGGAAGTGATATTGTTACAAGCCTTATTACCATGCTTTTATCGGGCGGGACTTTATCAGGTAGACTCAAACAGGTACGCTACCTTTAACTCCAATTATTCTATTGTGTGATTTGAACTTTCGACTTtaaatgatatcatattgATCGAGAGCAGTTAAACAATATTGAATATTACTTTATGTAAGAACTAGGCTCGTGTAAAATTATGcattaaaactatattaatttaattaatagaatttaaattgatacaattatttttagtatataATTGTCACACCCAGTtggataaattttaataatgtataaacaaatttaatgtCTCACgtaattcttaattaaaatttagtagattaattttaaaaagtaaaatattgattttatttttttattttgctgCAGGAGCCCCAGTTGACTGCCCATTCAACCTTCGATGTGTACAGCAAGCCATTCTCGCTCTAANaaagatataattattttttgtaaaggatattatttaatatttttaattttattttagtaaaaaaaaaaaaaaaaaaaaaaaaaaaaaccctccTCTTCTGGGTTATATAATATTGTGCATTTACAAGTTCGAACAATCCATTTGTTCTTGTTAATTGAGACAATATTTTGTTGCTTGTTGACCAACGATTATAAAATACAAGCCAGAAAATTAATGAATctagttaaataaataattattgaaaatattatttatatttaaatgtaagTAAGAAAATTGatccatatttttaattattattatttttagtacaAGAcgaattatgaaaatttgaacacTCACCCACAAATGTATGTCTATGGAGTTGTGCTTATTTTGACCgccatcaattttttttttaaatttaaatgtaagtAAAATAATCGATTATTGATGAAATAATCATaggtgtgagatcctataCCGATTGGGGAAGAGAGCGTGGACACCTCCCCCTAAAAGACGTGTTTTAATATTGTGAAGttaacgacaatacgtaattgactaaaatagacaatatctactagcaatagGCTTAGACGGCTACAagcggattgtgagatcataCATTGGTTGAAAAGAGAACAAAGTGTTGAAAACTCTCCCTAaaatatgcgttttaaaatcacaaGGCTCATGATTATACATAACagaccaaaacaaacaatatttattagccgTAAACTTAAACTGTTACAGAATGTATTTAATCCAGCATGTTCACAATAGCAAGTTGTAGCAATTTAGTCGGTAAtatatgtaataatttaatttatatggtaaaaaatcaaatcaatttaagtttgatcgttgaatatataatatcataatatttcaAGGTCTTAAATCAATTCGTCGATCattattataaagaaattttattaatttttagttacGAAAACTAAACTGTTACAAATTACTTATAATATTTCCGAcgaaaaatgtttttttaaccaattttttaaaagccttATCCACTATATTAGAAATACTATCAGCCCAGCCCAACCAGACATGAATATTGAGTCAGCCCAAGTTAGAGATTAACAACCTAGGGTTTCTACAAATATATTAGGGCTCCCGCTAACAAGATTT
Encoded here:
- the LOC111810307 gene encoding metacaspase-1-like is translated as MILINCSHCRTPLQLPPGATSVRCAICRAVTVVADPRGFPPPPQQQSYSPGYSNPFPPPTQSYYPGHHYPSPEPPMYPAGRSPKRAVICGISYKNTTHELQGCINDAKCMKYLLINRFKFPDSSILMLTDEETDIYKRPTKQNIRMALHWLVQGVQAGDSLVFHFSGHGLQQKNLTGDEIDGFDETLCPLDFETAGMIVDDEINATIVRPLPYGAKLHAIVDSCHSGTMLDLPFLCRMDRNGSYRWEDHRPPSGVYKGTNGGEVISFSGCDDNQTAADTQAMSKVTTTGAMTFSFIKAIESGQATTYGNMLNSMRSTIRNTDVNSGSDIVTSLITMLLSGGTLSGRLKQEPQLTAHSTFDVYSKPFSL